One Natator depressus isolate rNatDep1 chromosome 13, rNatDep2.hap1, whole genome shotgun sequence genomic region harbors:
- the RBBP8NL gene encoding RBBP8 N-terminal-like protein, translated as MATESFADFLNKLKEIHEKEVLGLQTKLTELTTEKCRDAQRIEELFAKNHQLREQQKVLKENVKVLENRLRAGLCDRCMVAQELAKKKQNEYENSHFQSLQHIFILTNEMNRLKEESKNLKEELKRLRSLDDRTKHQRALPRESSSIPDSPLALLSPVSQKLSTDKATSREAEEGYHEQPGQQLGEEKSAGQRRSLGSRMSSSAVLQEAHALEMTSQRIANQLHGTIALVRPGSRPCLPEKISARRATSPPARKTSLFLERERSPSREACLRTNKPDSHKATSSYGTLQLTTRQEQLCLLNKHFSLHQFGLRSNSAAADRDNSLPSHLLQAREAEDRTRLQEEWEDQAAILELPGAVVYVRDQHLEGRLPFLKHRERLQYLLAQEHQQGFRARTEGDQNATPVPAAPEERPLSLQLSATMGCKEERSYLEKPGEVKVVWINRDNVEQREEAEAARECLLDTPLDLSDYGRRNENLKPASWHKSSKQREADSPSPICPESPTLQTGQSSSMLPRVEHENSHLACSQLPVAKPLQIGNETEQFSAKEQEALAAPLVPSPQGQPAGKLPSYDPATDSEIRVRVSPRAQKREPGAQTEEDDAESVKQDSDEPDTSDSEVAATYEHETHPEEHAEGEHLCKEDKGEVLQKKRKRGQGPGTKAYKKSVRGRRKIKAPQAPADAAEITKEMEHNSPACGKNIFEEN; from the exons GACTGCAAACAAAGCTAACAGAGCTGACAACAGAGAAGTGTCG AGATGCACAGAGAATTGAAGAGCTGTTTGCTAAAAACCACCAGCTAAGGGAACAGCAGAAGGTCCTTAAAGAAAATGTAAAGGTGTTAGAAAACAG GCTGAGAGCAGGTCTCTGTGACAGATGCATGGTTGCCCAGGAGCTCGCCAAGAAGAAGCAGAATGAGTATGAGAACTCCCATTTCCAGAGTCTCCAGCACATCTTCATCCTCA ctAATGAAATGAACAGGCTGAAGGAGGAAAGTAAAAACCTGAAGGAAGAACTGAAGAGGCTACGAAGCCTGGA TGACAGAACAAAGCACCAAAGAGCCCTCCCCAGAGAAAGCAGCTCCATCCCGGACTCACCATTGGCTTTACTCTCTCCAGTAAGCCAGAAGCTCAGCACAGACAAAGCAACTAGCAGAGAAGCAGAAGAAGGGTATCATGAACAGCCTGGCCAACAGCTGGGAGAAG AGAAGTCTGCAGGACAGAGACGTTCTCTGGGCAGTAGGATGTCTTCAAGTGCTGTTCTCCAAGAAGCACATGCTCTGGAAATG acTTCCCAGAGGATAGCTAACCAGCTGCATGGAACCATCGCTTTGGTGAGACCTGGCTCCAGACCATGCCTCCCTGAAAAAATCTCTGCCAGGAGAGCAACGTCACCACCAGCAAGAAAAACCTCACTGTTCCTGGAGCGTGAGCGCAGCCCCAGCCGTGAGGC ttGCTTAAGAACAAACAAACCAGATTCCCACAAAGCCACTTCGTCCTATGGAACTCTACAGCTGACCACCAGGCAGGAGCAGCTCTGCCTCCTTAACAAACATTTCTCTCTGCACCAGTTTGGACTCAGGAGTAACAGCGCTGCTGCTGATAGGGACAATAGTTTGCCAAGTCACTTGctacaggccagagaggctgaagacAGAACGAGGCTGCAGGAGGAATGGGAAGATCAGGCCGCCATTTTAGAACTCCCTGGAGCTGTGGTGTACGTGCGGGACCAGCATTTGGAGGGGAGGCTTCCATTTCTTAAGCACAGAGAGAGGCTCCAGTATCTCCTGGCACAAGAGCATCAGCAGGGATTCAGGGCCAGGACAGAAGGCGACCAAAATGCAACTCCAGTTCCAGCTGCTCCTGAGGAAAGGCCCCTTTCCCTGCAGCTGAGTGCGACCATGGGGTGCAAAGAAGAGAGGTCGTACCTGGAGAAACCTGGAGAAGTGAAAGTTGTTTGGATAAACAGGGACAATGTGGAGcaaagggaggaggcagaggcagcaaGAGAATGTCTCCTGGACACACCTCTGGACCTGTCAGATTATGGCAGAAGGAATGAAAACCTGAAACCTGCCAGCTGGCACAAATCCTCCAAACAGCGTGAGGCTGACAGTCCAAGTCCAATCTGTCCGGAAAGCCCCACGCTTCAGACAGGCCAGAGCTCCAGCATGCTGCCAAGAGTAGAGCATGAGAACTCCCACCTagcctgcagccagctccctgtGGCCAAACCGCTGCAAATCGGCAATGAGACTGAGCAGTTCAGTGCCAAAGAGCAAGAGGCCCTTGCGGCACCTTTG GTCCCTTCTCCACAAGGACAACCCGCTGGCAAGCTACCATCATATGATCCTGCAACAGATTCAGAGATTAGGGTGAGAGTGTCTCCTAGGGCACAGAAGCGAGAACCAGGTGCTCAAACAG AGGAAGACGATGCAGAGTCTGTGAAGCAGGATTCCGATGAGCCCGACACGTCGGACAGCGAG GTGGCTGCCACTTATGAACATGAAACCCACCCAGAAGAACATGCAGAAGGAGAACATTTGTGCAAAGAGGACAAGGGTGAGGtcttgcaaaagaaaaggaaaagagggcagggtccagggacaaaag CATATAAGAAGTCAGTgagaggaagaaggaaaatcAAAGCTCCCCAAGCACCGGCTGATGCAGCAGAAATTACAAAGGAAATGGAGCACAACAGCCCTGCTTGCGGCAAAAACATCTTTGAGGAGAACTAA